The genomic segment TACAGCTGGAGAACATGATTGTGCTGTTCATGGCTGATGAGAGTACATGAGGACTGGTCTCAAAGCTGCGGAATAACCACACAAGCTGTCTTAGTCTCTGCCCTGAAGACATCCACACCATTACATCCAATTGCAAGTAGTGTGACAAAAGAAATCATATTCTCTGTATTTCCAGAATATTGGTTAATTTCAGTGCAAGTCTTTGTCTAATATGGTCActtttaaaggataggtttggatttttcAAGTCAGTTCTtgatacaatactcacatgcccatatgtacgtGGAAAGAGTTTTAGGTCACTGTattcattcctcctgtccatactctGTAGAAATACCTTCCTAACGTGACTACACTGTAAGAGATGGGGGATAAAGTATCCCTTAGCTGTGGCTCACAAAGTtgaaaaacaaagagggaatttcgtACTGGTAAATACCCTCAATCTGCTGTTAGGGAGTAAATAATGGGATTACTTTTTTCAGTAAGTAGTGTAAGGGATTAGAATTTGAAATTCAGTACAATACATTTACTAATCCCAGAAATCTCTTGTTCTGTTACTTTTGGGGGTCAGCTTGTTTGCTGTCTCATTGGGAGTTTGATGGAGGGTTAATATCAGTTTGGTCTCTGTGCGTTCAGTGGAGAGACTGATCTGGGATGTGCTAGCTTGGCACAGCGGATGTAGGTGGGGGGAGGCGATTAGCCTCTATCAGAAGAGATGAAATGCGACTCCTGGTAATGAGAAATGTGGCTTCCAGTCATTCCAAAGTtctcttatttacatgttgtgccttcttagctggcttgctaacattagccgcGGGTAAGCCCtggcttgctaacattagccgcGGGTAAGGCTATGTTCAGGAAACACATAGTTTTCTTTAGAGTTGGAGGGTCTGCAGAACCATACAGCTGAGGTTGGGACTTCTAGGAAGCTACGTGCAGTCGTCGGGGCTAAGCTAGCTGCCAGATGGTAAGTAAATCCCTCCAAATTGTGGGGCTGCTTCTCAAACCACAATGTCTCGCTTTCTATTTCTACACGTGTTAAATACAAAGGATGGAATGGGTGTAAAGGATTTAGAGTTGTTTCAAGGCATATTTGATGGAGCTGGGCTGAGTAACGAAAATAATGTAACGCATTACTCTTTCTGCtgagtaattagtaaagtaatgtaattgttttttcaaTGAGTAATGTGTAATCAATACTTGATTCTAATTTTCAAGAAACTTGGCCAACACTGCTCATATTAGCTGgctgaactttagaatgcatttttacacagaacgaggactgtggattttttaCCCCATTGCCTACAATTGtagacattaaaaatatatcacttcacagccagtatggagaGGAGAAAGCACTGAACATATGGCAtttgagtattgtattaagttACACTTGTAAAAATCCTAATCTATGCTTTATGGTGTgacacacatgttcacatgaATTTTGCTGGACTGTTTTTGCAGTCCATGTATATTGTTGACAAACAGAGTTAATGTACCAACTGTACTGAccttagctgtagctagctaggaactcatacacaaacagtgtgtggagtagctgtgtgtgtgtttgtgtgtcacttcTGACTAATCTCAGAACTCACCAAGAACTCCacttctttctgttattttcctgcAGTCGctctcccttttctcttgtCTCTATACTTTTATAaagtagattaaaaaaaacgcAGAGATCAGCACACATTTTTATGCTCAAGTTGGCGCTCAATTTTGCGCCGCCTTGACAAATTTGCGTCTTTTCATGCAAGGCAATTGCACCACTtctaaaatttgctttgcttCTGTCTGAACACCTTTAAAATACACTCCAATGTCTAAATCCATGCGAGGTTCCCTTCTCTTATCTGAAATAGAGGTGCTTTGGCTAATTTAAGAGAATTGCcttgctatttatttattgcttatTATAGAAGCTCAGTTCCGTCACATTTCATCCCATCTCATCTTTATTAAAATGAAGTACATGAAAAAATGACCAACCAGTAAGTAAGACCGTTATGTCTCTTAGTCTTATTTTGTCCCTTTTCCTGCTTCATTAAAAGCACCATACTGCACCCTTTTGTCACAGTTTTACAGCTAACCTGTACCCATAATCTACCTAATATTCTTTTGAGCAAGTCACTATTACAAGTGTATGAACACACAGTATAAACTGGGTCAGttctgtttggtttggtttttcaATGTGAAGCACCATTGAACATGATATAAATGGGAGAGCGGTATGGATCCAGTCATCTTGGATTCTCCCCCAGCTGAATTAGATTCCTGCTGCTGTGCTTTTAGATTCATACCTTTTTAGCACCAGTGACGAAGATGTGAGTGAGTTCCTGGTTCACAGCTTATCACTCAAGCAGTTTACAAGGTCAACAGAGACCTTGCTAGAATCACACTGCAGTGAAACTCAGCATGAATATCCTACCAGTTTCTCTGGTAACAGGTTTATGCCTCCGCATATGGCAGGTGATACTGCTCTTCCCTCTTGTTACACCGTTTGGCTACGATTGCCAGGTAGAGCACCAGCAGAATGAGCCAGTAGCAGGCGTAGAGTATCGTCCCTGCTATCAACAAagctttctctgtctcactgaaTGGCTCCTGTGTTTCACAGTAGATTGTATACGTCACACCTCCAAGCAGCACCATAGCCCACACTGTGACAGGCACAGCACCTATGAAGTTAACCACGATCTTCCTGCGGCCTGAAGTGCCCCATCCAGCCTTGTTGATGGTGAGCAAGGCAAATATTTTGGCAGGGAGCAAGCTGGACATGTAGAGCAGAGAGTAGAGTGACATGAAGATCATGACCAGGCTGCCACGCAGGAAACAGGCATAGGTGGCCTTCACCATCCCAACCAGCTGGACCGTCAGTAAGAAGAGCAGGATGTTCCACAGCCTTCCACGGTAGAAGAGATGGATGACTGTGGCAACCAAGAAGAAGGGGAAGAAGCCAGTGACCACAGACTCATAAGTCATCCAGAGGCTGTGCTTGTGGAACCACAGGGCGTTGTAGAGCCACTCACGGAAGTAAGACTTGCTCCATCGAGTCTGCTGGTTGAGCCAGCGCAGATACTGGGTCGGCGTCTCAGTCTGGCACTGCGATCGCGCTGTGAATTTTGTCCTGTAGCCGAAGCTGAGCACCCGATTGGTGAGATGGCGGTCATCACCGAAGCTGCACTTTGAACCTAGGAAGGTCTGGTGGTACCAGGACTCCAGGAAGCGCTGGAGCAAGGAGTTCCTGTACATCCCCAGAGGACCGCTGATACATTGAACGCATCCAAAGTAGGACTGGCAGGCCCGCTCGATGTTGAAGGCCATCCAGTAGCGCACACTGCTGAGGAAGGAGATCCACGAGTCATACTTGTTAAGGATCTGGAAGACAGGAAAGTGTAGAGAAATGACTCAGAAAAAGTcaagaaagggagaaaagtaAAATCTTAAGGGTTAATTGTACTTTTACGGCACGTTGTAGTGAACTTTCAATCACCTCCTTTGGTGGCCCTAGAGTTTGTATGCTAACTTTAAAACGAAACATTTTAGTCTTGGGCCTTAGTTATATTTTTCATGACTTTAACATATTGTATTTTACCTGCACGTCTCCGCCGACCCCTCCCACCATTGGATCTTCCTCAAGAATCTTCAGCATTTCTATGGTACACGCTGGGTCTAGAACTGTGTCTGAGTCACACACCTGTAAAAGGATATAACAAACACATAGGGTACAATAATGCTGAGGGTCACACAGACTCAAAAATATACAACCACCATTGGTCAAATTAAGGCTGCAGGTGTTGCAGAACACTGATTAGTATTAATGCTAAGATCCACGTGAGGAATGACGGGCTGCTGACAGAGATCCCAGCTGGTTCAATGTAACTGCACAGAATTGGGTCAGCTGTGgacatgacctttgacccacaGCAAGGCACAGGGGCATGCAACAGCTTGCTATGAAGAGTGAGTTGGTTATCCAACATAGGTCCATCAGTTTGGAATGCAAATAAGTAAACCCTTTATAGTCCAATGTTGATTTTCACTTGATTTGGGTGACTATTATATGTTCAATGGGTTTTAGGTGAGACACAGAAGtttaaaatatagttttaagattttaattGCCTGTATGATTTAAATTTTGTCTTAAAATTTGGTTTAAGGTTATGATTGAATATGGAGACTTAACACAAGGGTGGGGCACCCATAGATGCACATTTACCTTATGGTGCCTTATAGAACAATTTAGGCACTAGTCTAACCAATTTCAATGCTACTGGTACAA from the Siniperca chuatsi isolate FFG_IHB_CAS linkage group LG4, ASM2008510v1, whole genome shotgun sequence genome contains:
- the has3 gene encoding hyaluronan synthase 3 isoform X2 produces the protein MPSRCRNALNIVVTTLFAAVVLFTILLAYVTGYQFIHTEQHHLSFGLYGAFLSLHLFLQSLFAFLEHRRMRSPAQPQHLRRSVALCIAAYQEDPDYLRKCLRSVRRISFPGLKVVLVVDGNRPEDRYMMDIFQEVMGGADQAGSMVWKGNYHSDGSGGGGVRGGGRSTVHMEEAARVAHLVRGFCYSCIMQEWGGKREVMYTAFKALGDSVDYVQVCDSDTVLDPACTIEMLKILEEDPMVGGVGGDVQILNKYDSWISFLSSVRYWMAFNIERACQSYFGCVQCISGPLGMYRNSLLQRFLESWYHQTFLGSKCSFGDDRHLTNRVLSFGYRTKFTARSQCQTETPTQYLRWLNQQTRWSKSYFREWLYNALWFHKHSLWMTYESVVTGFFPFFLVATVIHLFYRGRLWNILLFLLTVQLVGMVKATYACFLRGSLVMIFMSLYSLLYMSSLLPAKIFALLTINKAGWGTSGRRKIVVNFIGAVPVTVWAMVLLGGVTYTIYCETQEPFSETEKALLIAGTILYACYWLILLVLYLAIVAKRCNKREEQYHLPYAEA
- the has3 gene encoding hyaluronan synthase 3 isoform X1 codes for the protein MVMMPSRCRNALNIVVTTLFAAVVLFTILLAYVTGYQFIHTEQHHLSFGLYGAFLSLHLFLQSLFAFLEHRRMRSPAQPQHLRRSVALCIAAYQEDPDYLRKCLRSVRRISFPGLKVVLVVDGNRPEDRYMMDIFQEVMGGADQAGSMVWKGNYHSDGSGGGGVRGGGRSTVHMEEAARVAHLVRGFCYSCIMQEWGGKREVMYTAFKALGDSVDYVQVCDSDTVLDPACTIEMLKILEEDPMVGGVGGDVQILNKYDSWISFLSSVRYWMAFNIERACQSYFGCVQCISGPLGMYRNSLLQRFLESWYHQTFLGSKCSFGDDRHLTNRVLSFGYRTKFTARSQCQTETPTQYLRWLNQQTRWSKSYFREWLYNALWFHKHSLWMTYESVVTGFFPFFLVATVIHLFYRGRLWNILLFLLTVQLVGMVKATYACFLRGSLVMIFMSLYSLLYMSSLLPAKIFALLTINKAGWGTSGRRKIVVNFIGAVPVTVWAMVLLGGVTYTIYCETQEPFSETEKALLIAGTILYACYWLILLVLYLAIVAKRCNKREEQYHLPYAEA